A genome region from Oenanthe melanoleuca isolate GR-GAL-2019-014 chromosome 2, OMel1.0, whole genome shotgun sequence includes the following:
- the ZDHHC3 gene encoding palmitoyltransferase ZDHHC3 isoform X3, whose product MMITPLHRFRDIERTPEYLQPEKCVPPPSRASLGTMWFIRDGCGIACAVVTWMLVFYADFVVLLVMLVPSRDYVYSVINGTLFNTLAFLALASHCRAMLTDPGAVPKGNATKEFIESLQLKPGQVVYKCPKCCSIKPDRAHHCSVCKRCIRKMDHHCPWVNNCVGENNQKYFVLFTMYIALISLHALIMVGFHFLYCFEEDWTKCSSFSPPTTVILLILLCFEALLFLIFTSVMFGTQVHSICTDETEHLTVLSDGESPRKKYSVVQIC is encoded by the exons ATGATGATTACTCCACTCCACCGCTTCAGAGATATTGAAAGGACACCTGAATACCTCCAGCCGGAAAAGTGTGTTCCACCTCCTAGCCGCGCTTCCCTGGGAACAATGTGGTTTATTCGAGATGGCTGTGGTATTGCATGTGCTGTCGTTACCTGGATGCTGGTGTTCTATGCCGACTTTGTAGTCCTTCTTGTCATGCTAGTTCCATCGAGAGATTATGTTTATAGTGTCATCAATGGCACACTGTTCAACACCTTGGCTTTCCTCGCTTTGGCTTCACATTGTCGTGCTATGCTGACAGATCCA ggtGCTGTACCCAAAGGTAATGCCACAAAAGAGTTCATCGAGAGTTTACAGCTAAAGCCAGGACAGGTGGTTTACAAGTGCCCAAAGTGTTGTAGCATCAAACCTGACAGAGCACATCACTGCAG TGTTTGCAAGAGGTGCATTCGGAAAATGGACCATCACTGCCCATGGGTCAATAACTGTGTAGGAGAGAATAACCAGAAGTACTTCGTACTGTTTACA atgtatATAGCACTGATTTCCCTGCATGCTCTAATCATGGTGGGATTTCACTTCTTGTACTGCTTTGAAGAAGACTGGACAA AATGTAGTTCCTTCTCTCCACCAACTACAGTGATTCTACTCATCCTCTTGTGTTTTGAGGCTCTCCTATTTCTAATCTTCACCTCAGTTATGTTTGGGACCCAAGTACACTCCATCTGCACTGATGAAACG GAACACTTGACTGTGCTTTCTGATGGGGAGAGCCCCAGGAAGAAGTACAGTGTGGTACAGATCTGCTGA
- the ZDHHC3 gene encoding palmitoyltransferase ZDHHC3 isoform X1 encodes MMITPLHRFRDIERTPEYLQPEKCVPPPSRASLGTMWFIRDGCGIACAVVTWMLVFYADFVVLLVMLVPSRDYVYSVINGTLFNTLAFLALASHCRAMLTDPGAVPKGNATKEFIESLQLKPGQVVYKCPKCCSIKPDRAHHCSVCKRCIRKMDHHCPWVNNCVGENNQKYFVLFTMYIALISLHALIMVGFHFLYCFEEDWTKCSSFSPPTTVILLILLCFEALLFLIFTSVMFGTQVHSICTDETGIERLKNQKPTWEKISGWEGMKLAFGGAFSLGWFNPFSDLNCESPAPTEAVAASPASEIMTQEEIEQFLARDVAIQMLRE; translated from the exons ATGATGATTACTCCACTCCACCGCTTCAGAGATATTGAAAGGACACCTGAATACCTCCAGCCGGAAAAGTGTGTTCCACCTCCTAGCCGCGCTTCCCTGGGAACAATGTGGTTTATTCGAGATGGCTGTGGTATTGCATGTGCTGTCGTTACCTGGATGCTGGTGTTCTATGCCGACTTTGTAGTCCTTCTTGTCATGCTAGTTCCATCGAGAGATTATGTTTATAGTGTCATCAATGGCACACTGTTCAACACCTTGGCTTTCCTCGCTTTGGCTTCACATTGTCGTGCTATGCTGACAGATCCA ggtGCTGTACCCAAAGGTAATGCCACAAAAGAGTTCATCGAGAGTTTACAGCTAAAGCCAGGACAGGTGGTTTACAAGTGCCCAAAGTGTTGTAGCATCAAACCTGACAGAGCACATCACTGCAG TGTTTGCAAGAGGTGCATTCGGAAAATGGACCATCACTGCCCATGGGTCAATAACTGTGTAGGAGAGAATAACCAGAAGTACTTCGTACTGTTTACA atgtatATAGCACTGATTTCCCTGCATGCTCTAATCATGGTGGGATTTCACTTCTTGTACTGCTTTGAAGAAGACTGGACAA AATGTAGTTCCTTCTCTCCACCAACTACAGTGATTCTACTCATCCTCTTGTGTTTTGAGGCTCTCCTATTTCTAATCTTCACCTCAGTTATGTTTGGGACCCAAGTACACTCCATCTGCACTGATGAAACG GGTATTGAGCGACTTAAAAACCAGAAGCCAACCTGGGAGAAGATCAGCGGCTGGGAAGGAATGAAGCTGGCATTTGGAGGTGCCTTCTCCCTGGGTTGGTTCAACCCTTTTTCAGACCTGAACTGCGAGAGCCCAGCGCCTACTGAAGCGGTGGCAGCATCTCCTGCGTCTGAAATAATGACCCAAGAAGAAATCGAGCAGTTTCTGGCTCGAGATGTTGCCATCCAAATGTTGCGTGAATAA
- the ZDHHC3 gene encoding palmitoyltransferase ZDHHC3 isoform X2: protein MMITPLHRFRDIERTPEYLQPEKCVPPPSRASLGTMWFIRDGCGIACAVVTWMLVFYADFVVLLVMLVPSRDYVYSVINGTLFNTLAFLALASHCRAMLTDPGAVPKGNATKEFIESLQLKPGQVVYKCPKCCSIKPDRAHHCSVCKRCIRKMDHHCPWVNNCVGENNQKYFVLFTMYIALISLHALIMVGFHFLYCFEEDWTKCSSFSPPTTVILLILLCFEALLFLIFTSVMFGTQVHSICTDETGIEQLKKEERRWAKKTKWMNMKAVFGHPFSIAWLSPFATPDQGKADPYQYVV, encoded by the exons ATGATGATTACTCCACTCCACCGCTTCAGAGATATTGAAAGGACACCTGAATACCTCCAGCCGGAAAAGTGTGTTCCACCTCCTAGCCGCGCTTCCCTGGGAACAATGTGGTTTATTCGAGATGGCTGTGGTATTGCATGTGCTGTCGTTACCTGGATGCTGGTGTTCTATGCCGACTTTGTAGTCCTTCTTGTCATGCTAGTTCCATCGAGAGATTATGTTTATAGTGTCATCAATGGCACACTGTTCAACACCTTGGCTTTCCTCGCTTTGGCTTCACATTGTCGTGCTATGCTGACAGATCCA ggtGCTGTACCCAAAGGTAATGCCACAAAAGAGTTCATCGAGAGTTTACAGCTAAAGCCAGGACAGGTGGTTTACAAGTGCCCAAAGTGTTGTAGCATCAAACCTGACAGAGCACATCACTGCAG TGTTTGCAAGAGGTGCATTCGGAAAATGGACCATCACTGCCCATGGGTCAATAACTGTGTAGGAGAGAATAACCAGAAGTACTTCGTACTGTTTACA atgtatATAGCACTGATTTCCCTGCATGCTCTAATCATGGTGGGATTTCACTTCTTGTACTGCTTTGAAGAAGACTGGACAA AATGTAGTTCCTTCTCTCCACCAACTACAGTGATTCTACTCATCCTCTTGTGTTTTGAGGCTCTCCTATTTCTAATCTTCACCTCAGTTATGTTTGGGACCCAAGTACACTCCATCTGCACTGATGAAACG ggaATAGAACAgttgaaaaaggaagagagaagatgggctaaaaaaacaaaatggatGAACATGAAAGCAGTATTTGGCCATCCGTTCTCTATAGCATGGCTTAGCCCATTCGCAACACCAGACCAAGGAAAAGCAGACCCATACCAATATGTGGTCTGA